From Streptomyces sp. TLI_235, a single genomic window includes:
- a CDS encoding PAS domain S-box-containing protein/diguanylate cyclase (GGDEF)-like protein, translating into MTRRRQRLTVCYIGWMVLLTVVYYRFPADRIIWWTGIGLSSFAAIVIGVHLNRPAHASAWYLLAVANLSFTIGEVVQVVQTNYLHQTAFPSLADAFYLAEFVLYAAGVWGFIRWRTAHQDRGSLIDALTLTVGLALLSWMYLVVPYARNPELTWFQKAVSIAYPLGDVLVLAMLMRLLAPRGGKSPAVLLLTVGTVGLLVSDVLYGLIQLHGVWRIGTPVELGWAVLYTAWGAAALHPSMVELTRPIPTQPPDISRGRIALLAVASLIAPTMLVLEVTQGDAGNAAVIGGFSAVLFLLVLSRLAGVVLNHRHAVERERVLRMAGASLGGAVTVAQVADAVRTAASALVPAEPAHVAMLAVGDEGALRADGDGPIEVEPVRESRLVPVSALDKGLAFRLEGAPSALICPLVLEKRPSGDPLIGALVVGGTEHRLTALWGTLDILAAQAALAVERVMLNEEITRRNSELYFRTLVQSASDVILILRADDTIRYSSSSADRVLGYPSLDGQALTDLVPPEDSRAVNQALLRMRTREQAEQREHWRLLRNDRTVIEAEVRWNDLRDDPTVGGLVLTLRDVTDQRQMERELTHRAFHDSLTGLANRVLFQDRVGHALSRSGRRGTVTGVLFIDLDDFKVVNDTQGHAVGDELLVAVSLRISTALRTSDTAARLGGDEFAVLVEDAISPADVGATASAVLAVFEEPFRLSSGAVRVAASVGVATTEDSDDGAELLTHADLALYSAKAAGKRQWCHYRPALQAGLVERHELNESLDEAIAESAFALYYQPIVDLTSGGLVGFEALVRWPHARRGMVLPEEFISLAEESGQIVPLGAWVLERAVSEAAQWQRLTKAERAVGGRGPLRVSVNVSGRQFRDAGFVDTVRRALDQSGIEPSTLVLELTETVLMRRDERVRTDMQMLGDLGVQIAIDDFGTGYSSLSYLREFPISILKIDKSFIDGLGHSQQQYALVEGIARIADTLGVQVIAEGIENTVQRDLLAAMGCPLGQGYLFARPLTSDQAGRLVQDDARPAGLHIGGRG; encoded by the coding sequence TTGACACGTCGACGACAGCGGCTGACGGTCTGTTATATCGGCTGGATGGTCCTGCTGACGGTGGTGTACTACCGATTTCCCGCCGACCGCATCATCTGGTGGACGGGTATCGGGCTGAGCAGTTTCGCCGCCATCGTGATCGGAGTCCACCTCAACCGGCCCGCCCATGCCAGCGCGTGGTACCTGCTGGCGGTGGCGAACCTCAGCTTCACCATCGGCGAGGTCGTGCAGGTCGTCCAGACCAACTACCTGCACCAGACGGCCTTTCCCTCCTTGGCGGACGCCTTCTACCTCGCCGAGTTCGTGCTGTACGCGGCCGGCGTCTGGGGATTCATCCGATGGCGCACCGCCCACCAGGACCGCGGCTCGCTGATCGACGCCCTGACCCTGACGGTCGGCCTCGCCCTGCTGAGCTGGATGTACCTGGTCGTCCCGTACGCCAGGAACCCGGAACTCACCTGGTTCCAGAAGGCCGTCTCGATCGCCTACCCGCTCGGCGACGTCCTCGTCCTCGCCATGCTGATGCGGCTGCTGGCCCCGCGCGGCGGCAAGAGCCCCGCAGTGCTGCTGCTGACCGTCGGCACCGTCGGCCTGCTGGTCTCCGACGTCCTGTACGGCCTGATCCAGCTGCACGGGGTGTGGCGGATCGGCACTCCCGTCGAACTCGGCTGGGCGGTGCTCTACACCGCCTGGGGCGCGGCCGCGCTGCACCCCTCGATGGTGGAACTCACCAGACCCATCCCCACCCAGCCGCCGGACATCAGCCGCGGCCGGATCGCCCTGCTCGCCGTCGCCTCGCTGATCGCCCCGACCATGCTCGTCCTGGAGGTGACCCAGGGCGACGCCGGGAACGCGGCCGTCATCGGCGGGTTCTCCGCGGTGCTGTTCCTGCTGGTGCTCTCCCGCCTCGCCGGGGTCGTCCTCAACCACCGGCACGCCGTCGAGCGCGAGCGGGTGCTGCGGATGGCCGGCGCCTCGCTCGGCGGGGCCGTCACCGTCGCCCAGGTCGCCGACGCCGTCCGCACCGCCGCCTCCGCGCTCGTCCCCGCCGAGCCGGCGCACGTGGCAATGCTCGCGGTCGGCGACGAGGGCGCCCTGCGTGCCGACGGGGACGGCCCGATCGAGGTCGAGCCCGTCCGCGAGAGCCGCCTGGTGCCGGTCTCCGCCCTCGACAAGGGGCTCGCCTTCCGCCTGGAGGGCGCGCCCAGCGCGCTCATCTGCCCGCTCGTCCTGGAGAAGCGCCCCTCGGGCGACCCGCTGATCGGCGCCCTCGTCGTCGGCGGCACGGAGCACCGGCTCACGGCTTTATGGGGCACCCTGGACATCCTCGCCGCCCAGGCCGCCCTCGCGGTCGAGCGGGTGATGCTCAACGAGGAGATCACGCGCCGCAACAGCGAGCTGTACTTCCGCACGCTGGTGCAGAGCGCCTCCGACGTGATCCTCATCCTGCGCGCGGACGACACCATCCGGTACTCCAGCTCCTCGGCGGACCGCGTCCTCGGCTACCCCTCGCTCGACGGCCAGGCCCTCACCGACCTGGTACCGCCGGAGGACAGCCGTGCCGTCAACCAGGCCCTGCTGCGCATGCGCACCCGCGAGCAGGCCGAGCAGCGCGAGCACTGGCGGCTGCTGCGCAACGACCGCACCGTGATCGAGGCCGAGGTCCGCTGGAACGACCTGCGCGACGACCCCACGGTCGGCGGCCTGGTGCTCACCCTGCGCGACGTCACCGACCAGCGGCAGATGGAGCGCGAACTCACCCACCGTGCCTTCCACGACTCGCTGACCGGCCTGGCCAACCGGGTCCTCTTCCAGGACCGGGTCGGCCACGCGCTCTCCCGCAGCGGCCGGCGCGGCACCGTCACCGGCGTGCTCTTCATCGACCTCGACGACTTCAAGGTGGTCAACGACACCCAGGGCCACGCGGTCGGCGACGAACTCCTGGTCGCCGTCTCGCTGCGGATCTCCACCGCGCTGCGCACCTCCGACACGGCGGCCCGGCTCGGCGGTGACGAGTTCGCCGTGCTGGTCGAGGACGCCATCTCGCCGGCGGACGTCGGGGCGACCGCCTCGGCGGTGCTGGCCGTCTTCGAGGAGCCGTTCAGGCTGAGCTCCGGCGCCGTCCGGGTGGCCGCCAGCGTCGGCGTCGCCACCACCGAGGACAGCGACGACGGCGCCGAGCTGCTCACCCACGCCGACCTGGCGCTGTACTCGGCCAAGGCGGCCGGCAAGCGGCAGTGGTGCCACTACCGGCCGGCGCTGCAGGCCGGCCTGGTCGAGCGGCACGAGCTCAACGAGAGCCTGGACGAGGCGATCGCGGAGTCCGCGTTCGCGCTGTACTACCAGCCGATCGTCGACCTCACCTCGGGCGGCCTGGTGGGCTTCGAGGCGCTGGTGCGCTGGCCGCACGCGCGGCGCGGCATGGTGCTGCCGGAGGAGTTCATCTCGCTCGCCGAGGAGAGCGGCCAGATCGTGCCGCTCGGCGCCTGGGTGCTGGAGCGGGCGGTCTCCGAGGCGGCCCAGTGGCAGCGGCTGACGAAGGCCGAGCGGGCGGTCGGCGGGCGCGGCCCGCTGCGGGTGAGCGTCAACGTCTCCGGCCGCCAGTTCCGCGACGCGGGATTCGTGGACACCGTCCGCCGGGCGCTCGACCAGAGCGGCATCGAGCCGTCCACGCTGGTGCTGGAGCTCACCGAGACGGTGCTGATGCGCCGCGACGAGCGGGTCCGCACCGACATGCAGATGCTGGGCGACCTCGGGGTGCAGATCGCCATCGACGACTTCGGCACCGGCTACTCCTCGCTGAGCTACCTGCGGGAGTTCCCGATCTCCATCCTGAAGATCGACAAGTCCTTCATCGACGGGCTCGGCCACTCCCAGCAGCAGTACGCGCTGGTCGAGGGCATCGCGCGGATCGCCGACACGCTCGGTGTGCAGGTCATCGCGGAGGGGATCGAGAACACCGTCCAGCGCGACCTGCTGGCCGCGATGGGCTGCCCGCTCGGCCAGGGCTACCTGTTCGCCCGGCCGCTCACCTCGGACCAGGCGGGCCGGCTGGTGCAGGACGACGCGCGGCCGGCCGGGCTGCACATCGGCGGGCGCGGCTGA